Genomic segment of Leishmania panamensis strain MHOM/PA/94/PSC-1 chromosome 20 sequence:
TCTCCACGGCGTGCCGCTGGACCTTCTCGATGGCACACTCCCGCGACGCCTGTCCCTGGGAGATGGAGAGTGctcgccgcctcgccgtgTCTCCCGGCGGAGGCAGCTGTTCTCCGGCCACTTCTCACCCATGCctgctctctttgtgtgccagctggtgcgctgcatcgctgcccGCGTACGTCCGCGTGCTCGCAGACGTGGGTGTCGCGCCGGGGCGCCGCAGCCACCCCTCTTGCGACCATTGCAGGATGAGGCTCAAGAGAGCGCCCGCGGCGAGTGCCGTCACCCTGAGCCTCGCATAGACGGCTGCCCAAGTGCCTCGTCGTCTCGGCCAGCGCATTTGCCCTGTCAAAGTCCCGCTCAGCttggcacagagagagagagtgagtgcTTGTTTGGTGAGGCGCCTTCGCATTGCCGCACGTGGCAGGGAGCAGGAGGGTCGGCGCATCCGCTGTGTCTGCCCGCAcccgcccccttcctcgtAGAGGACTTCTTCACCAGCGGTGCTCTCTGGggccacggctgccgccgACTTCCACGATCGTGCCGCGCGGGGCGGGAGGACTTCATGGCGCGCCGTTTCCTGCCGCTCGCCATGACGCACAGCTGTCCCCCTCCGGCGGCGACACGGcaaggaggggggctgcaTGTCCTCGCCCCCTGCGAGTGTCCCTGCGAACCTGAACCGCATGCGTGTCGCCCGCAGCTGTGCTCTCGGGTGACTTAGGGCTCCAGgctgctgtgcctgtgtgcgcgtgtgcagcggGTTCTCGCAGCTCCTGCTTATGTCATTCATCTTGCTCGAGTGGCCTTCACTGAAAGAGCAAGGAGACTGCAGTGCGAGTATCGTCTGTGCGCGCGTGGGTCTGCGTCCGATGAGGGAATGCAGGACTGCTactgcgctgctggacaTTGGCTCTCCTGCCCTTTGGGTGACTCTCTTTCCTGCCCTCtccgccggcggcgctgcgcttgCCCCTCGCCCGTGTTCTCCATGCGCGGGCGGCCAACGAAGAGGGCGCAGGCACGAAGACAGGCGCGTCTTTTCCTTCAAAGCGAGGGCGGAGGAGTGGGCGAGGTGAGCGTCAGCTGGTCGCCTGTCCagacgggggaggggcgtgtgGAGGTCTGAGCGCGCAAGGTGAGCGGGTGAGGGCGAGGAAGCTGTAATTATCTCGTGCACTTGCGGGCGAAGCCGCCCCCGCTGGCTCGCGGACACCGAGGGAGCGcgtctcgcgcgcgcgcgtttgCTCCTCTGCGCTTATGCCAGGCACGTCTGCCGCCCCTCTTTATTCGATGTTTGCATGCCCGCGTAGGTGCACACACTCTCGTTGGCGGTGCGGGAGAGGATCCCCGAAGCGTTGCTCGCCTCTAACGTGCCTTCTGCTGCCCGATCcctgcgcgtgcgtctctgAGGCGTTTGTGTGCTCGCTTTCTCGCTCGCCAGCGCCGATTCTTCActcccacacgcacgcacgggcACTCACTTCGCGTTGCGGCACCCTGGTCAGCGCAGTCGGTGGTCCTATGGCGCGGCGCAACCTCTGCTGCCTGGGACAGAGCTGTGAGACAGCCTTGGAAGGGCTGCTGATTGGCGTGCGCCCCACGTACCCGGCGTACAAGGCGAGGATCTTCCGTGCCGGCAAGGAGGACTACGTCGGTGTGCCGTCTGGCATGTTCGTGAAGGGCGCGATCGCCAATATTGGCGCTAGTGCGGCCTACACGCTCCtcccggcagcagcagcggggctGTTGGCTCCAGACCGGTGTCGGTGCCCTCTTCAAAACCGCGCGGCCATTGCagcgggtgggtgtgcgctCGCAGCGGCCTATGGAGCTTTCGGTGTGAGGTACAGTtctgggagaggggggggcccTCGTGCGCCGTGTGttgtggtgcagcgccgtaTGTGTGGTGGGTGTGCTGTCCGTGCATGTCGACGCCCGCGGTGTAAGCAACGTCGAGGTGTGCGGCGGCTTGCTGTGcattgtggaggaggcgtgaCGAGCGGCCAaggctgctggcggcggtaTGCGGCAGTGTACAAGGATGCACCCGCGTCGCCGTGCGACCGTTGGCTGCGCCATCGCGCTGTGAGGGTGCCCATCGAGTCAATCCCCATGGCAGACGCTGGGCTGTCGCACCTTGATCTCTGCGTGGGTCCCGTGCTCGACCTCGAGCAGGCATTCGCCCCCGAGCAGCACAGCGTCGACTCTGCCCGTCCTAGTCATTTGGTCGACACCATTGGGGCGAGCAGCAACGATGTGGACACattgtctgctgctgtgcgccagTGCCGCGTTTCGGTGACAACGCATACGAGCCGGGAGCTGCTGAATGCAATGCTTCAGCTGCACGGAACGTGCTCCAGCCGCCCGCAGCTTCGTTCCGCGCTGCCACGTTCCCCACGGCAACAGGCGGCACACTGTCGGAAACgcaacggcgctgcgcagccagACGCTGGTGGACACTGTGCTGCGGAATGCCGTAGAGTGTGCGTGGCTGTTCCACCGCAAGCCTTTCCCCTCCGCCgcccggtgctgctgactgtgggcgtgtgtgtgtgtgaggttGGGAGAGTAGGCACCGATAAATGGGTGCATTCTCATGCTCCGACTCGCTGCTTCTGACATCGCCTGCTCATTGCTTTCCGCTCTTGATTGTGTGTACGGTGGAGCTCTACCGCGGTGcggtctctctgtgtgttccCTCCGGCTGTGCCGGCGTGTTCTCACGCGCGGCTGCCGATGTGCCCGTTGTTTTCGAAAGCTATGAGGCGGCATTGGcgggtggcagcgctgccgcctctgctcgcacacgcagagggccctcccccgcccctctACTTTGCACCCGCGGTGCACACCTCGCACCCTCGCTCACCCTTCGCctcatcgctctctcccctacctctctccctctcctcttcacccctGCCCCtcccaacacacacacacacacacacgcacaaacacagTCAGCACCACTCGAGCTGTTCTTTGGTGAGGATCACTGCTCTCGCGCACTCGTCCGTGTTTCcctgcttcctcttcctctgcccaccgccgcttcgTCTTTCCCGGTCTACTGTGGAGCATCTGCGAAGATGACGTGGAATCTCGCCCTTTTGATCTACGCGGTGGTGCAGTTCATCGCCTTCCTGTTGGTGCTCGTGGCCACGCCCATCGACATGTTTCGGCTTAAAAGCCGCAGTGCTACAGTCTCTTCCAATCAGTGCATCACGTTATGGGGTCTCAAGAAGGATTGCAAGGGCAACGGGTACGATTTTCCCTCGGAATATCTGTGGGAGTTCTGCTCGCCACACCGCAATCACTTCCGCCTTGCTCAGGCGTTTGCTCTGATCTCCATCTTTGTGTACGGAGCGGCGTTCGTCCTGGGCGTCATCATGCTGTTCTGCTGCCGTTGGCTCCACTTGGTCTGCCTTGCGCTCAACATTGTGGGCGCTGTCACGTTGTGCGTTGTCTGGGTGGCCATGGTGGTGACGTTCAACAGGGACGAAGACCCCAGCTGCCTGGTGATAAAGAGCTCGTACACTTATGGCGCTGGTatcgttctcctcctcgtggcTTGGGTCCTGGATATCCTCAACATCGCCGCCTTACTGCTCCCGTGCCCGGACATCGACTCAGGTGAGAGTGGAAAAGGCACGGAGAACAAGGATCAGGGCAAAGAAAGTGAACAAGAATAAGGGGGCAGGCTTGACGGCAGCGGGGCAGCTCCACAAGGACATCCCCGTGGTGGGGCGCGTGGAGCTGATGTGcgggcgggggaggaggggggcgcgcaCTACGGGTGCTCGCCTCTGCCCTcgcgtctctccccctttcgttTCGTCGCACTGCTCTCGGCGTGCTTCTCGCGTACCTGCTGTGTCTGCGCAGCGGCCTGTGCTTGCGGTGGGTAGCGTGCgcatggcggcagcgcagggaGGCTCTGCGGAGGCACGACCGGCGCTCTCGCATCGGCGACGCGTGCTGGCTGTGGCGCACCTCGACTGtgtccgccgcgccgctgtgcgtgCCTCAGCGTGCCGCCGTCGTGCGCCTCCTTTTGCTCCTTCTTGCCTGTCTCCTGGCTGGCGCGCATGCCCCTGTGGcccaccccacctccccGCTGTGTTGCCGCccggcgcctgcgcctcctctgccaccctctcttgctgcgcGACACTCCGCTTTCTGCCTTCCGTCACCCATGGAGACACGTCGCGTGGGGCCTGTGCGAGCGCGTggctctgcgcctctgctgctgtgacgctCCCCTTCGCTGTGTGCCCCTCGCTGCGTGCAGGCGGTGGTAGCGAGGTGAGAGGGTGCCGATGCGGATGTccaaggcagcggcagtgggacGGAGCGCCGTTTGGCCTCTGTGACTCGAgcctgcccctctctgccgGAGTGTGTccgcgctcgctgcgcccctctgccgcctcgcctcccctgtgcttttctgctttcaCTGGTTTCATTGCCCATTTAGCCCACCGAATGCCCCGGACCCCGGTGCGCTGAGTAACCGCACGATGCGGTGGCGTGCCGCAGCTTGGAGCGCGGGAGGGGGATGCACGGCACCCACGCAGGGCCTCACAGCGGCATGACCTGAGGCTggcccgcctcctcctgcagctcaccCGGCATGCACTTATGCCCCCCAACCCGCAGCTTGCTTGCCAGCGGTTGCCGCTTGCGCTGTCGTGCGGGAGTGTgggcgtgcctgtgtgccgGCCAGCACGCCGCGgagtgcggtgctgcggggaggtgccgcgctgcctcctcccccggcTCCCTTGCTGTGTGCGGTACGGCGtcctgctgcgcgtgccgcCTCGCTTAGCGTCGcgagcgccactgccaccccCTCAGCCCcaggaagggaggggtggcggagCGCCGGCGCCCGTGCTCCTGCCCGTGGCAgggctgtgctgcgtgtgtgctgtgtggcagcgtcgcctcTTCTTGTGCTTGCGCCTCGTCATCcggccctcccctctctgccccgACCTTGTGCCTGCACGGTGCGTGCTTGTCGGCGGGTCCCGGTGACAGTGGCGAGTGGCGACCCGGAGGTGGGCGCAGGCAcctgccacctccgccgcgcaCGCCACACCCGCACGCCCAGCTGCAGGGTAGTGATGCCGTTGTCTTTGTTGCTCTAtttgccttctttttttggcttctcttcttcccctctctctgtgctctaGTTTctactcccctccccctgtcttTCGCCTGTGTATGAGTgagggtgtgcgtgcggcggcggagggcgAGCGCGGCGTGCGGTGCCGCACCTCGCCGCTCATCCTCCCCTCGCTGACGCCCTCCATCCATCCGGGTGCGTGCTCTGTATTGCttgtgctttctctctgttttgcttaggcttctctctcccctcccctttcgccCAGTGGTCAATAAGACAGAgtttgctctccctctcgctccctcctgTTGCCTCTCGCGaccgccctcgctgccggcgcccccgctccttcctccctctccggcGTGTCTCTGTCAGCGCAGCGCGGTGCCGTGCTGTTGCCGATGTGCATGTCGTTGCGCATGTGCTGGTGTTCGTTGGGGGATTAGGCGACGGTCTCTGCCCTGCAGAGATGGAGGGGCGAGTgggcgagaagaggacgcggtggcgcagcgagaaggcagcgatgggaagggggcggggaaAACATGACTGCGCGCCCGCCCCCGCTCCCTCGCTGTGAATGGGACTCGCGCAGGCGCCCCTGCAACAGTGCAGAGAGACGCGACACGAAGCCCTAGGCGGTTggcccgccgccgctctgcACGGTCTCTCCCTGTCCTCGCTGTGCAAAGCGCATTCCTGCGCTGCGGGGCGGGGCAGAAGCGgaggtgcgcgaggagggcagcaggcGAGGGGGGGCGTGGCCTgccgggggggggtggcaaACAGCGCCCCCTGTCCTGCGCTTCTGTcgctcctccgctgccggcgcggcGTGTCTCGCGCCCGCcggcctcctctctcgtttggctgcgtgtgtgtctgcaagTGGCCCCGCTGCTCCCGCTGTGCACGCCTCGCATCCCCACGTGCGCCGTGGCCTCACcgctctcccccacctccttttatctctccctcacccacCCCTTGCACTctcgcgcgcctctctcaccccttTCCTATAAGCCCGCGCACACGGAGTAGCACCCGAGCTATTCCTCCGCGAAGATCGCCGCTCTTGCCTACTCACCCGCCTCCCCCTGCGCCCAGCTGCACAGCCTCGACCCCCCGCGTCGCGCACTCAGCTGCCCACCACTGCCTCGTCTTTCCCGGTCTACTGTGGAGCGTCTGCCAAGATGGAGTGGAGTGTCGGCATCGCTGTCTacgcggtggtgcagctcaTCGCGTTCTTGTTGGTGCTGGTGGGTACGCCCATCGACATGTATCGGTTTAGACCGCGGTATATAACTCAAAACACCACTGTTACAACTCTTTGGGGCGTGAAGATGGGTGGTTTCAACATTACTAACGTCATAACATCCGACTAtttgtggaggaggtgcacgaACCGGCGGGACCGATTCCGCGTAGCTCAGGCGTTCGCTGTGATCTCCATCTTCGTGtacggcgcggcggcggcattggGCTTCATGATGCTGTACTGTTGCTCCGTCTTCCGCTTGGCCTGCCTGGCGCTCAACATTGTTGGTGCTCTCACGTTGTGCATCGTCTGGGCGGCCGTAGTGGTGACGTACTACGTAGAGGACAACGAGTTTTGCTGGAAGGAAAGTGTTTTCTCCACTTATGGCGCCGGTTTCGTTCTCCTCGTGCTGGCCTGGATCCTGGATATCGTTAATATCGCATTCCTGCTGCTTCCGTACACGTATGCAGACCTACGTGGCAGCGTAACCAGATACAAAAGTGCTGAAGAATAGGAAGGCACGTAGTGTGACAGTGTGGCTATGCTGCATATTCCCTGCGGTGCTCctgtggaggcggtggcgctgatTTCCacgcggaggagaggggaacaAACGCTGTGGGTACTCGTTCCTGTTTATCGCCGGCGTCTCTGTCGCTGCCCTCCCTGTGCGCCCGGGTGCGGCGCTCCCCGCCCCCATCCCGCATCGCCGGgggccgctggcgctgcctctgccatcGCGTGTCTTTCCCTTTACCTCTTTGCGCGACCctcggtgtgtgcgcatcctctcgatgcgctgctggccGACGCGGCGCCTTTGCTGTTTCCCCTCGCTTACCTGCCCTGCTCTCCGTATACCTCTGGGCTCTTCTTTGCTATGTCTTTTCCCCAGTcctttgcctgtgtgtgagtgagggcgcgtgtgcggcggcggagagtGAGCGCGGCGTGCGGTGCCGCTCCTCGCCgcactcctctcctcctctccatccAGCCGGGTGCGTGCTCTGTATTGCttgtgctttctctctgttttgcttaggcttctctctcccctcccctttcgccCAGTGGTCAATAAGACAGAgtttgctctccctctcgctccctcctgTTGCCTCTCGCGaccgccctcgctgccggcgcccccgctccttcctccctctccggcGTGTCTCTGTCAGCGCAGCGCGGTGCCGTGCTGTTGCCGATGTGCATGTCGTTGCGCATGTGCTGGTGTTCGTTGGGGGATTAGGCGACGGTCTCTGCCCTGCAGAGATGGAGGGGCGAGTgggcgagaagaggacgCGTGCTGTTTTTGTGCCTTCTCCCGTGCTCCCCTGCCTTCCGTTCTaggcgtctctcttcctgcgtTTGTGCGTTCTCACCTAATATTTTGCTTATCTGCTTTATCTGCCCGGTAGGCCCGCTCGTGTCCGCGGCTCTTCGTTGCCTTCTGGCTGCCGCACCCAccctgtggcgctgctgcgactcaCCCATGCTCCTGGCCCTCTCTGTGGGCGGGAGCGGGCTCCGGCGacgcggggagagagaggccgggCACCCTCGCTGCGCCTTTCTCcggcctctcctctcctgcgctgctcgcgcctttttcgtttcccTTGGTGCATTGCCTGATGGTCCCACTGAATGCCCCGGACTCCGGAGTGGCGAGTGACCGCAGCATACGGTGCCGCGCCGGAGGGCGAAGCATGGCGCAAGGCCTCGCGGAGCCCGgacctgcagctggccagctgtctgcagcacctccggcaTGCACCcatgctgcccccctcctgctGCCCGCATGGCAGCGGCCACCGCTTCCACCCTCGAGCAGGAATGTGGACGCTGCCCGCGTGGAGCAGGGCGTGCGGCGCGCTGCATGGTCCAAGCAGaacggaggaggggagtgTTCATTGGTGAGGACCGTGTGTCTCGCGCTGGgtcctcctctgcagcggctgccttccgcctctgctggagaggagggcgtgtgcgcgcgtgcggctctctcccctcctccggcATCTTTTCTGTCCGCGGCACAGTGTCTTCCTGTGCGTG
This window contains:
- a CDS encoding amastin-like surface protein, putative (TriTrypDB/GeneDB-style sysID: LpmP.20.2990) — translated: MTWNLALLIYAVVQFIAFLLVLVATPIDMFRLKSRSATVSSNQCITLWGLKKDCKGNGYDFPSEYLWEFCSPHRNHFRLAQAFALISIFVYGAAFVLGVIMLFCCRWLHLVCLALNIVGAVTLCVVWVAMVVTFNRDEDPSCLVIKSSYTYGAGIVLLLVAWVLDILNIAALLLPCPDIDSGESGKGTENKDQGKESEQE
- a CDS encoding amastin-like surface protein, putative (TriTrypDB/GeneDB-style sysID: LpmP.20.3000) translates to MEWSVGIAVYAVVQLIAFLLVLVGTPIDMYRFRPRYITQNTTVTTLWGVKMGGFNITNVITSDYLWRRCTNRRDRFRVAQAFAVISIFVYGAAAALGFMMLYCCSVFRLACLALNIVGALTLCIVWAAVVVTYYVEDNEFCWKESVFSTYGAGFVLLVLAWILDIVNIAFLLLPYTYADLRGSVTRYKSAEE